One region of Scophthalmus maximus strain ysfricsl-2021 chromosome 13, ASM2237912v1, whole genome shotgun sequence genomic DNA includes:
- the zgc:103559 gene encoding allantoinase, mitochondrial, producing the protein MELGSTVGAVRSQRVLMGHRLCPAVVRIKDGRIHRILSGSLFPAGDDDDDEDEVLDVGDSVVMPGLVDSHVHVNEPGRVSWEGFWTATRAAAAGGVTTVVDMPLNSIPPTTTLNHFHEKLREATGKCFVDTAFWGGVIPGNQLDLQPMIQAGVAGFKCFLIHSGVEEFPHVTACDLHAAMKQLQGTGSVLLFHAELDVQQPSEETADPCHYSTFLQSRPDVMEVEAIRTVTELCLQYKVRCHIVHLSSAKPLEMIQEAQRAGAPLTVETTHHYLSLCAENIPAGATQFKCCPPIRGSDNRELLWSALKAGQIDMVVSDHSPCTPDLKNLESGDFTQAWGGISSLQFGLPLFWSSASKRGFELSDVVRLLSQKTAQLCGLDKQKGSLSPGHDADLVIWDPEREFEIQEAGIHHKNKITPYLGKTLQGVVCSTILRGQLVYREGSFCPEPLGKHLLIPPRETQEALCEAF; encoded by the exons ATGGAGCTCGGCTCCACCGTCGGCGCCGTGAGAAGTCAGAGGGTGCTGATGGGCCACCGACTCTGCCCCGCCGTCGTCCGAATAAAGGATGGGAGGATCCACCGAATCCTCTCGGGCAGCCTCTTCCCCgcgggggacgacgacgacgacgaggacgag gtgctGGACGTGGGCGACAGTGTGGTGATGCCCGGCCTCGTGGATTCCCACGTCCACGTGAATGAGCCGGGACGCGTCTCCTGGGAGGGGTTCTGGACCGCCACCAGGGCTGCTGCGGCCGGGGGGGTGACGACCGTCGTGGACATGCCCCT AAATAGCATCCCTCCAACCACCACACTCAATCATTTTCACGAGAAGTTGCGGGAGGCGACGGGGAAGTGTTTCGTGGACACGGCTTTCTGGGGAGGAGTGATTCCCGGCAACCAG CTAGATCTGCAGCCGATGATCCAGGCCGGAGTGGCCGGCTTCAAATGCTTCCTCATCCATAGCGGGGTGGAGGAGTTTCCCCACGTGACCGCCTGCGATCTACATGCAGCCATGAAGCAGCTGCAAGGCACAGGGAGCGTCCTGCTG TTTCATGCAGAGTTGGATGTTCAGCAGCCTTCAGAGGAGACTGCAG ACCCCTGTCACTACTCCACGTTTCTGCAGTCCAGGCCAGATGTCATGGAAGTGGAGGCCATTCGCACGGTTACAGAACTCTGCCTGCAGTACAA GGTGCGGTGCCACATAGTTCACCTGTCCTCGGCAAAGCCACTGGAAATGATCCAGGAGGCGCAGCGGGCCGGGGCCCCGCTGACGGTGGAGACGACCCACCACTACCTCAGCCTGTGTGCGGAGAACATACCCGCAGGGGCCACACAGTTCAAGTGCTGTCCTCCCATCAGAGGATCTGATAACCGG GAGCTGCTATGGTCTGCTCTGAAAGCCGGGCAGATAGACATGGTGGTGTCTGACCACTCTCCCTGTACCCCTGATCTGAAGAACCTGGAGAGCGGAGACTTCACTCAGGCCTGGGGGGGAATTTCTTCTCTACAGTTTG gtttaCCTCTGTTCTGGAGTTCAGCCAGTAAGAGAGGCTTCGAGCTGTCTGATGTGGTGAGGCTTCTCAGCCAGAAAACAGCCCAGCTGTGCGGTCTTGACAAACAGAAAGGCAGCCTCAGCCCCGGCCATGATGCCGACTTGGTCATATGGGACCCAGAGAGGGAATTTGAG ATTCAAGAGGCAGGCATACACCATAAAAACAAG ATAACCCCTTACCTGGGCAAAACACTGCAAGGAGTGGTGTGCTCCACCATCCTCAGGGGACAGCTGGTGTACAGGGAAGGCTCCTTCTGCCCCGAGCCTCTGGGCAAacacctcctcatccctccaAGGGAAACTCAAGAAGCATTGTGTGAAGCATTCTGA
- the agxta gene encoding alanine--glyoxylate and serine--pyruvate aminotransferase a gives MSSIPVPPPKCLQKPLVVPHRHMFGPGPSNVPPRILKAGANPVIGHMHPEIFEIMNDIKSGTQYMFQTHNSMTFAVSGTGHTAMECAIFNAVEPGENVLTAVNGIWGERAADMAERIGAKVNTIVAPPGGFFTNEEIEQALAKYRPVLLFLAHGESSTGVLHPLDGIGLLCHKYNCLLLVDSVAAIGGAPLHMDQQEIDILYTGSQKVLNAPPGTAPISFSARACQKIFNRRTKPVSFFLDLKWLANYWGCDGKPSRVYHHTGPVTAFYSLRESLAVLAEEGLEKSWERHQEVAEYFHAGLENMGLKLFVKEKKARLPTVTTIVAPRGYDWKEITAYIMKTHNLEISGGLGPSVGLVLRVGLMGCNSSKVHVDMVLAALKDAMKHCHENKL, from the exons ATGTCGTCCATCCCTGTGCCGCCGCCAAAGTGCCTGCAGAAACCGCTGGTGGTTCCTCATCGCCACATGTTCGGTCCGGGACCGTCCAATGTTCCTCCTCGCATCCTGAAGGCCGGGGCCAATCCTGTCATTGGACACATGCATCCGGAGATATTTGAG ataatgaatgacatCAAAAGTGGAACCCAGTACATGTTCCAGACGCACAACAGTATGACCTTTGCCGTGAGCGGCACCGGCCACACCGCCATGGAGTGTGCCATCTTCAACGCGGTGGAGCCCGGGGAGAATGTGCTGACTGCCGTGAATGGCATATGGGGAGAACGAGCAGCAGACATGGCGGAGAGGATCG GTGCCAAAGTAAATACCATTGTGGCGCCGCCTGGAGGCTTCTTCACTAACGAAGAAATTGAGCAG GCCTTGGCAAAGTACAGGCCCGTCCTGCTCTTCCTCGCACACGGAGAATCCTCCACGGGGGTCTTGCATCCCCTAGATGGTATCGGACTGCTGTGTCACAA GTATAACTGCCTGCTTCTCGTCGACTCCGTGGCTGCGATTGGAGGAGCCCCTCTACACATGGACCAGCAAG AGATAGACATCCTATACACAGGCTCTCAGAAGGTACTGAATGCCCCGCCGGGCACAGCGCCCATCTCCTTCAGTGCCAGAGCATG ccagaaaatattcaacCGGAGGACAAAGCCTGTGTCGTTCTTCTTGGACTTGAAGTGGCTCGCAAACTACTGGGGATGTGACGGCAAGCCGTCACGAGT ATATCACCACACAGGTCCAGTCACTGCGTTTTACTCTCTGAGGGAGAGCCTGGCTGTCCTTGCTGAAGAG GGTCTGGAGAAGTCATGGGAAAGACATCAAGAAGTGGCTGAATATTTCCATGCGGGCCTAGAAAACATGGGTCTCAAactttttgtcaaagaaaaa AAAGCAAGACTGCCAACGGTTACCACAATTGTTGCTCCTCGTGGATATGACTGGAAAGAGATCACAGCCTACATCATGAAAACACATAATTTAGAAATTTCAGGAGGGCTCGGACCATCAGTGGGCTTG GTGCTGCGTGTGGGATTGATGGGATGCAACAGCAGCAAGGTCCACGTTGACATGGTGTTGGCAGCACTGAAAGATGCTATGAAACACTGCCATGAGAACAAACTGTGA
- the dtymk gene encoding thymidylate kinase, with product MASKRGALIVLEGVDKAGKTTQCQKLVQALQQSGRPAEMMRFPERSTTIGKLISSYLEKKNDLEDHTVHLLFSANRWELVPLMKKKLEQGTTLVVDRYAFSGAAFTSAKPGFCLDWCMKPDVGLPKPDLVMFLQLSPAEAALRGQFGEERYETSVFQKAVQQKFEQLMKDPSVNWQVIDASKSVENVHKDITTHSLNTINTAQTVPLGELWK from the exons atggcGTCCAAACGAGGCGCGCTCATCGTCCTGGAGGGGGTGGACAAGGCCGGCAAGACGACGCAGTGCCAGAAACTGGTGCAGGCGCTGCAGCAAAGCGGCCGGCCGGCGGAGATGATGAGGTTCCCCG AGAGGAGCACGACGATCGGGAAGCTGATCAGCTCCTACCTGGAGAAGAAGAACGACCTGGAGGACCACACCGTCCACCTGCTGTTCTCCGCCAACCGCTGGGAGCTGGT ACCtttgatgaagaagaagctggagcAAGGCACCACTCTGGTTGTGGACAGGTACGCCTTCTCTGGAGCTGCTTTCACCAGTGCCAAGCCG GGGTTCTGTCTGGACTGGTGCATGAAACCTGACGTGGGACTGCCAAAGCCGGACCTCGTTATGTTTCTGCAGCTCAGCCCTGCCGAGGCTGCTCTCAGGGGTCAGTTTGGAGAGGAGCGATACGAGACCAGCGTTTTCCAGAAGGCAGTCCAACAGAAATTTGAACAGCTGATGAAAGATCCTTCAGTAAACTGGCAG GTGATTGATGCTTCTAAGAGCGTTGAGAACGTGCACAAGGACATCACAACCCACAGCCTGAACACCATCAACACAGCTCAGACAGTGCCACTCGGAGAACTGTGGAAGTGA
- the atg4b gene encoding cysteine protease ATG4B isoform X2: protein MDAATLTYDTLRFGEFEDFPETSEPVWVLGKEYNALTEKDEILSDVTSRLWFTYRKNFPPIGGTGPTSDTGWGCMLRCGQMILGEALLCRHLGRDWRWAGGQKQREEYISILNAFIDKKDSYYSLHQIAQMGVGEGKPIGQWYGPNTVAQVLKKLAVFDTWSRLVVHVAMDNTVVIEEIKRLCMPWLDAAGACGGAEGQGELNGCLEGACAMAEEETALWKPLVLLIPLRLGLSDINEAYIETLKQCFMLPQSLGVIGGKPNSAHYFIGYVGEELIYLDPHTTQPAVEPCEDSQVPDETYHCQHPPCRMHICELDPSIAAGFFCRTEDEFDDWCMRIRRLSCKRGGLPMFELVDSQPSHMVSVDALNLTPDFSDSDRLERFFDSEDEEFEILSL from the exons CTACCTTGACATATGACACACTTCGCTTTGGAGAGTTTGAAGATTTCCCTGAGACCTCGGAGCCTGTGTGGGTCTTAGGCAAAGAATACAATGCGCTCACAG AGAAAGATGAGATTCTATCAGATGTCACTTCACGACTGTGGTTCACATACAGAAAAAACTTCCCACCGATTG GTGGGACAGGCCCAACATCAGATACGGGATGGGGTTGTATGTTACGATGTGGCCAGATGATTCTAGGCGAGGCCTTGTTGTGTAGACATTTAGGCAGAG ACTGGAGATGGGCCGGAGGccagaaacaaagagaagagtACATCAGTATTCTCAACGCCTTCATTGACAAAAAGGACAGCTATTATTCTCTCCATCAAATTG CCCAAATGGGAGTTGGAGAGGGAAAACCTATCGGCCAGTGGTACGGACCAAACACAGTCGCCCAGGTTCTAAA GAAGCTGGCGGTGTTTGATACATGGAGCAGATTAGTTGTACACGTGGCGATGGACAACACCGTGGTCATCGAGGAGATCA AGCGTCTCTGCATGCCCTGGCTGGATGCGGCAGGAGCCTGTGGGGGAGCAGAGGGGCAGGGGGAGCTGAACGGCTGCCTCGAGGGTGCCTGTGCCATGGCCGAGGAGGAAACGGCTCTCTGGAAGCCTCTGGTACTGCTTATCCCCCTCAGGCTGGGTCTGAGCGACATAAATGAGGCCTACATCGAAACCCTCAAG CAATGCTTCATGCTGCCTCAGTCCCTGGGCGTTATTGGGGGGAAACCCAACAGTGCCCATTACTTCATTGGTTATGTCG GAGAGGAACTCATCTATTTAGacccacacaccacacagcCTGCAGTGGAGCCGTGCGAGGACAGCCAGGTCCCCGATGAGACGTACCATTGTCAGCACCCACCCTGTCGCATGCACATCTGTGAACTGGACCCGTCCATCGCCGCG GGTTTCTTCTGCAGAACAGAGGACGAGTTTGACGACTGGTGTATGCGCATAAGAAGG cTGTCCTGCAAAAGAGGGGGCCTGCCAATGTTTGAGCTCGTAGACAGTCAGCCCTCTCACATGGTCAGTGTGGATGCCCTGAACCTCACGCCTG ACTTCTCAGACTCGGACCGGTTGGAGCGGTTCTTTGATTCAGAAGACGAGGAGTTTGAGATCCTTTCCCTGTGA
- the atg4b gene encoding cysteine protease ATG4B isoform X1, producing the protein MDAATLTYDTLRFGEFEDFPETSEPVWVLGKEYNALTEKDEILSDVTSRLWFTYRKNFPPIGGTGPTSDTGWGCMLRCGQMILGEALLCRHLGRDWRWAGGQKQREEYISILNAFIDKKDSYYSLHQIAQMGVGEGKPIGQWYGPNTVAQVLKKLAVFDTWSRLVVHVAMDNTVVIEEIKRLCMPWLDAAGACGGAEGQGELNGCLEGACAMAEEETALWKPLVLLIPLRLGLSDINEAYIETLKQCFMLPQSLGVIGGKPNSAHYFIGYVGEELIYLDPHTTQPAVEPCEDSQVPDETYHCQHPPCRMHICELDPSIAAGFFCRTEDEFDDWCMRIRRLSCKRGGLPMFELVDSQPSHMVSVDALNLTPDVPFTDFSDSDRLERFFDSEDEEFEILSL; encoded by the exons CTACCTTGACATATGACACACTTCGCTTTGGAGAGTTTGAAGATTTCCCTGAGACCTCGGAGCCTGTGTGGGTCTTAGGCAAAGAATACAATGCGCTCACAG AGAAAGATGAGATTCTATCAGATGTCACTTCACGACTGTGGTTCACATACAGAAAAAACTTCCCACCGATTG GTGGGACAGGCCCAACATCAGATACGGGATGGGGTTGTATGTTACGATGTGGCCAGATGATTCTAGGCGAGGCCTTGTTGTGTAGACATTTAGGCAGAG ACTGGAGATGGGCCGGAGGccagaaacaaagagaagagtACATCAGTATTCTCAACGCCTTCATTGACAAAAAGGACAGCTATTATTCTCTCCATCAAATTG CCCAAATGGGAGTTGGAGAGGGAAAACCTATCGGCCAGTGGTACGGACCAAACACAGTCGCCCAGGTTCTAAA GAAGCTGGCGGTGTTTGATACATGGAGCAGATTAGTTGTACACGTGGCGATGGACAACACCGTGGTCATCGAGGAGATCA AGCGTCTCTGCATGCCCTGGCTGGATGCGGCAGGAGCCTGTGGGGGAGCAGAGGGGCAGGGGGAGCTGAACGGCTGCCTCGAGGGTGCCTGTGCCATGGCCGAGGAGGAAACGGCTCTCTGGAAGCCTCTGGTACTGCTTATCCCCCTCAGGCTGGGTCTGAGCGACATAAATGAGGCCTACATCGAAACCCTCAAG CAATGCTTCATGCTGCCTCAGTCCCTGGGCGTTATTGGGGGGAAACCCAACAGTGCCCATTACTTCATTGGTTATGTCG GAGAGGAACTCATCTATTTAGacccacacaccacacagcCTGCAGTGGAGCCGTGCGAGGACAGCCAGGTCCCCGATGAGACGTACCATTGTCAGCACCCACCCTGTCGCATGCACATCTGTGAACTGGACCCGTCCATCGCCGCG GGTTTCTTCTGCAGAACAGAGGACGAGTTTGACGACTGGTGTATGCGCATAAGAAGG cTGTCCTGCAAAAGAGGGGGCCTGCCAATGTTTGAGCTCGTAGACAGTCAGCCCTCTCACATGGTCAGTGTGGATGCCCTGAACCTCACGCCTG ACGTTCCCTTCACAGACTTCTCAGACTCGGACCGGTTGGAGCGGTTCTTTGATTCAGAAGACGAGGAGTTTGAGATCCTTTCCCTGTGA